The Phyllopteryx taeniolatus isolate TA_2022b chromosome 7, UOR_Ptae_1.2, whole genome shotgun sequence genome has a segment encoding these proteins:
- the commd2 gene encoding COMM domain-containing protein 2: MLLVLSEEHKEHLAFLTKVDAAVVGEFGRIALEFLRRGISPKVYDGAARKLSVPVETVRHGVEALMYLVTQSSKHTLSEVDFVDSVLSLEFGDELNQSLLQLYLQHRSEIRGILSLVPSSMPAYHNLEWRLDVQLASRSLRRQAAPTLTTRLHLTHGHGSGTEVRGRVLRVDLGSLLHLISILEGALGALKSTHARRILRNIK; this comes from the exons ATGCTGCTCGTTTTGTCCGAAGAACATAAAGAACACCTCGCCTTCCTCACCAAAGTGGACGCggcag TGGTTGGAGAGTTTGGCCGCATCGCCCTGGAGTTCCTAAGGAGAGGAATCAGCCCCAAAGTCTACGACGGAGCTGCCA GGAAGCTGTCGGTGCCCGTGGAAACGGTGCGGCACGGCGTGGAGGCTCTCATGTACCTCGTCACCCAGAGCTCCAAACACACG ttgtcCGAGGTGGACTTTGTGGACTCAGTGTTGTCTTTGGAATTTGGTGACGAGCTTAACCAGAGCCTCCTTCAG CTGTACCTGCAGCATCGCAGTGAGATCCGCGGCATCTTGAGTCTGGTGccctccagcatgcccgcttACCACAACCTGGAGTGGAGGCTGGATGTAcag TTGGCCAGTCGCTCCCTCCGCCGGCAGGCGGCGCCCACGTTGACCACCAGGCTGCACCTGACGCACGGGCACGGTTCCGGCACGGAGGTGCGCGGCCGGGTTCTCCGCGTGGACCTGGGCTCCCTCCTGCACCTCATCTCCATCCTGGAGGGGGCGCTCGGGGCCTTGAAGAGCACGCACGCGAGACGCATCCTACGAAACATCAAATAA